From Canis lupus familiaris isolate Mischka breed German Shepherd chromosome 16, alternate assembly UU_Cfam_GSD_1.0, whole genome shotgun sequence, one genomic window encodes:
- the F11 gene encoding coagulation factor XI precursor — protein sequence MIVLYQMVHFILFASVSGGCITELLADTCFQGGDITTVFTPSAKHCQLVCTHHPRCLLFTFMAESPSQDPTKWFTCILKDSVTETLPRVNMTGAISGYSFKQCPHQITCNRNVYVDLVMKGMNYNGSIARNVQECQERCTNSVHCHFFTYATSQFPSAEHRNVCLLKYTEMGTPTRITKLSMVVSGFSLKSCALSNLACIRDIFPSTVFADNNIDSVMAPDAFVCRRICTHHPSCLFFTFFSQEWPKESERNLCLLKTSESGLPSTRIKKHKALSGFSLQSCRHSVPVFCHSSFYHNTDFLGEELDIVDVKGHEACQKMCTDAIRCQFFTYSPSPESCHGGKGKCYLKLSSNGSPTKILHGRGGISGYTLRLCKMDNVCTTKIKPRIVGGTASVHGEWPWQITLHTTSPIRRHLCGGSIIGNQWILTAAHCFDQVESPKILRVYSGILNQTEIKKSTSFFGVQKIIIHDQYEEAESGYDIALLKLETAMNYTDAQRPICLPSKGDRNVIYTDCWVTGWGYRRLAGEIQNTLQKANVPLVTTEECQIRYKGHKITNKMICAGYREGGKDACKGDSGGPLSCKHNEVWHLVGITSWGEGCGQRERPGVYTNVVEYLDWILKKTQAV from the exons ATGATTGTACTATATCAAATggtacatttcattttatttgcttcagTTTCTGGTG GCTGTATAACTGAGCTGTTGGCAGATACCTGCTTTCAAGGAGGAGACATCACTACCGTTTTTACGCCAAGTGCCAAGCACTGCCAGCTTGTCTGCACCCACCACCCACGCTGTTTGCTCTTCACCTTCATGGCTGAATCGCCATCTCAAGATCCTACCAAATG gtttACTTGTATCCTGAAAGACAGTGTAACAGAAACATTGCCAAGGGTGAATATGACAGGAGCCATTTCTGGATATTCTTTCAAGCAATGCCCACACCAAATAA CTTGCAACAGAAATGTATATGTGGATCTGGTCATGAAGGGCATGAACTATAATGGCTCCATCGCCAGGAATGTTCAGGAATGCCAAGAGAGGTGCACAAACAGTGTGCACTGTCACTTTTTTACATATGCAACAAGCCAGTTTCCAAGCGCAGAGCATCG taATGTTTGTCTACTGAAATACACAGAAATGGGGACCCCAACCAGAATCACAAAGCTCAGTATGGTGGTGTCTGGATTTTCATTGAAATCCTGTGCGCTTTCTAATCTGG CTTGTATTAGGGACATTTTCCCCAGCACGGTGTTTGCAGACAATAACATTGACAGCGTCATGGCTCCAGATGCCTTTGTCTGTCGCCGCATTTGTACTCACCATCCCAGCTGCttattttttaccttcttttctcaAGAATGGCCAAAGGAATCTGAAAG AAATCTTTGTCTCCTGAAAACATCTGAAAGCGGATTACCAAGCACACGCATTAAAAAGCACAAAGCTCTCTCTGGTTTTAGTCTGCAGAGCTGCAGGCACAGCGTCCCAG TGTTTTGTCACTCTTCCTTTTACCACAACACGGATTTCTTGGGAGAGGAACTGGACATTGTTGATGTGAAGGGTCATGAAGCCTGCCAGAAAATGTGTACCGATGCCATCCGCTGCCAATTTTTTACCTATTCCCCTTCTCCGGAATCTTGCCACGGAGGGAA GGGTAAATGTTACTTAAAACTTTCTTCAAATGGATCTCCAACTAAAATACTTCATGGGAGAGGAGGCATCTCTGGATATACACTGAGGTTATGTAAAATGGATAATG TGTGCACAACCAAAATCAAGCCCAGAATTGTTGGAGGAACGGCATCTGTTCATGGTGAGTGGCCGTGGCAGATAACTTTGCATACCACGTCACCCATCCGGAGAcacctgtgtggaggttccatCATTGGAAACCAGTGGATACTAACAGCTGCTCACTGTTTTGACCA GGTAGAGTCACCTAAAATCTTGCGTGTCTATAGCGGCATTTTaaaccaaacagaaattaaaaagagcaCATCTTTCTTTGGggttcaaaaaataataattcatgatCAATATGAAGAGGCGGAAAGTGGGTATGATATTGCCTTGTTGAAACTGGAAACAGCAATGAATTACACAG atgctCAAAGACCCATATGTCTACCTTCCAAAGGAGatagaaatgtaatatatacTGATTGCTGGGTGACTGGATGGGGGTACAGAAGATTAGCAG GCGAAATACAAAATACGCTCCAGAAAGCTAACGTACCCTTGGTGACAACTGAAGAATGCCAGATAAGATACAAAGGACACAAAATAACCAATAAGATGATCTGTGCAGGCTatagagaaggagggaaggatgcCTGTAAG GGAGACTCAGGGGGGCCTTTGTCCTGCAAACACAATGAGGTCTGGCACTTGGTGGGCATCACCAGCTGGGGAGAAGGCTGTGGCCAAAGGGAACGGCCAGGAGTTTATACCAATGTGGTTGAGTACCTGGACTGGATTTTGAAGAAAACTCAAGCAGTGTGA